GATGTTGCCGACCGTGTACGTCGCGAAGGAGCCGATCATGCCGGCCGACCAGTGGATGTCCTGCAGCACGCCGCGCGTGTCGTCGGGCACGGTCAGGCCGAGGTCCGCCTGCATGCGGGCATTCCAGGCGTCAGGCAGGTCCCTGACCTGCAGGGTCCCCTCGATGAGCTGGCGTTCGAGGTCGACGCGCAGCATGACGTGCAGGTCGTACGTCAGTTCGTCCGCCTCGACGCGGATCAGGGTGGGCTGGACGCGGTTCACGGCGCGCAGGAAGGTCTCGGCATCCACGTCCGCGAGCTGGTCCGGGAAGGTCTGCTGCAGCGCCGGGAACTGCAGGTCCCAGTACGCAGCTGAGCGGCCGACGCGGTTCTCCCACAGGCGGGACTGGCTCTCGTGCGTGCCGTAGCTCGCGCCGCCCACCGCGTACTGGCCGAGCAGGTCGGTGGCGAGTGCGGTACGGGTCAGGTCCGGGTGGACGCCCTGCTCGTACAGGGCGTGCCCGACCTCGTGCAGGGTGCCGAAGAGCGCGCCGGGCAGGTAGTGTTCCTGCACGCGGGTGGTGATACGGACGTCCTGCCGGGTGAAGCTGATCTCGAAGGGGTGGGCGCTCTCGTCGAGGCGGCCCCGTCCGAAGTCGTACCCGAAGCGTTCGGCGGCCGCGCGGGCGAAGGCGCGCTGCAGGGCTGCCGGGTAGTGGCGCGTGAGGAAGTCCGTGCGCGGGGCGGGGCGCGCCTGGATGGCCTGCAGGAGCGGCAGGTGATGGGCGCGCAGGCGGTTCAGGACGGGCGTGAGGGCCGCGGTGGTGAGGCCCGGTTCGTACAGGCCGAGGAGCGCGTCATACGGGTGGTCGCCCGGCCCGAGGGCGTCCGCGAGGCGGCGGTGCAGATCCACCATGCGTGTCAGGGACGGCGCGAAGCTCGCGAAGTCGTTCCCGGCGCGGGCGCGCACCCACACGTCCAGCGCCTCGGCACGCAGGTGGGCGAGATCGCGGGTCAGGTCGTCCGGCACGCGGCGCATGGCGTGCACGGCGTCCAGCGACTGCCGTGCCGCCCGGTCGGTCGGGTGGGGGGCCGTCAGTGCCGCACGCGCAGCAGTCTCGTAGGCCGGGTCGAGCAGGCGTTCACGCGCGAGCCCCGTGAGGGTCGCGAGCTGCTGCGCGCGGGTGACGCTGCCGCCCGGCGGCATCTGCGTGCGGGCGTCCCAGTTCAGGAGGTTCAGGACGCACAGGAGGTCGTTGAGTTCAGCGGACCGCTGCCGGAACGCGTGGTCTGGGGGAGGGGAGACGGTCATGCCGGGTGGTCCTCCGGGCGGGCAAGCCGGGCGAGGTACGACGCCCAGGCGCGCTGGCCCTCCTGAATGCGGTGCAGGCGGAAAAATTCGTTCGGAGCGTGGATGTCCTCGTCGCCGACCGCGAAGCTGAAGAACACCGTGTGCAGGCCCAGCACCTCCTGGAAGGTCTGCAGGATCGGGATGCTGCCGCCCATCCCGACCTCCAGGGGCGGCTGCCCGTACAGGTCCGTGAGCACGTCCCTCGCCACCTGCAGGCCCGGCAGGTCGTGCGGCACGGCGTACGCGCGCGCGCCGTGCGCGGCCTCCCGCAGGTCGAGCGTCACGCCGGGCGGGGTGTGCGTCCGCAGGTGCGTCTCGATCAGGGTCCGGACGCGGTCCGGGTCCTGGCCCGGCACGAGTCGGGCACTGAGCTTCGCGTGCGCGCGGCTGGGGAGGACGGTCTTGCTGCCCTCGCCGGTGTACCCGCCCCACAGGCCGTTCACTTCGAGGGTCGGGCGGTCCCACTGGCGTTCGAGGGTGCTGTACCCGGCCTCGCCGTGCACGGCGGGCGCGCCGGTCTGCGCGAGGTACGCGTCGTCGTGGAAGGGAAGCCTGCGCACCGCGTCACGCTCATGCGGCGGGCGGTCCTGAACGCCGTCGTAGAAGCCGTCCACGGTGACGCGTCCGGCGCGGTCGTGCAGGCCCGCGACGAGTTCGCTGATGGCGTGCAGGGGGTTGTGGACGCTGCCGCCGTGCCGTCCGGAGTGCAGGTCCGTGGCGGGACCGGTGACCGTGAACTCCAGCGCGGTCAGGCCGCGCGCCCGGACGGTGAGGGAGGGGTGCTCGGCGCTCCACATGCCGCCGTCGGCGCTGAGCACGAAGTCCGCCCGGAGCCGGTCGGCGTTGGCGCGCACGAGGTCCGGCAGGTGGCGGCTGCCGACCTCCTCCTCGCCCTCGAACAGCAGTTTGACGTTGACGGGCAGCCGTCCCGTCACGCTGAACCACGCGCCGATGGCCTGCACCGCGATCAGGAGCGGTCCCTTGTCGTCGCTGACGCCGCGCCCGTACACGCGGCCGTCCCGTACGGTGGGCGTGAAGGGCGGGCTCTGCCACTCGTCCAGCGGATCGGGCGGCTGCACGTCGTAATGCCCGTACACGAGCATCGTCGGCTGACCCGGCGCGCCGAGCCACTCCGCGTACACGGCCGGGTGACCGGGCGTGGCCCAGCGTTCGGTGGTGAGCGGCCCGGCGGCCTGCAGCCTCTCCATGAGCCACCGGCAGGCGCGTTCCATGTCCTGCGCGTGGGCAGGTACGGCACTCACGCTGGGAATGGCGGCGAACGCCTGCAGGTCCGCGAGCGAGTCGTCGGCGCGCGAGGCCAGCGTGTCGAGGACGTCCGTGAGGGCCGTCACCGGCCGCCGTCCACGCTGAGCACCTGGCCCGTCACCCAGTCGGCGGCGGGCGAGGCGAAGAACATCACGGCGTTCGCGATGTCGTCCGCCGTGCCCAGGCGCCGCAGGGCGATGCCGTCCAGCAGGCGGCGCTGACCGTCCTCGCCGTAACTCTCCCACTGGCGTTCGGTGGTGGGGTTGCTGCGCACGAAGCCCGGCGCGACGGTGTTCACGGTGATGCCGTGCCGGCCGAGTTCGTGCGCGAGCTGGCGGGTCAGGCCAATCTGCGCGGCCTTGGCGCTCGCGTACGCCTGAATGCCGGTCAGGCTCACGCCGAGGCCCGCGCCGGAGGAGATGTTCACGATCCGGCCGCGCCCCTGGCGTTTCATGTGCGGGGCGGCCGCCTGCGCGAAGTAGAACGCGCCGTCCACGTTCACGCGGAAGAGGGCATGCCAGTCGGCTTCGCTGATCTCCTCGATCGGCCGACCCACCTGGCCGAGCACACCGCCCGCGTTGTTCACGAGCACGTCGAGGGGGCCCCCGTCCGCCGTCACCTCGGCCACGAGGGCCTGCACGGCCGCGCGGTCACCCACGTCCACGGTACGCGTCCGCAGCGGCAGACCTCCCTGTTCCGCGAGGACGGCCGTCTGCGTCAGGCCGCCCGCGTTGGTGTCGCAGGTCCAGACCTGCGCGCCGCTGCGCGCGAAGGCGAGGCTGATGGCGCGCCCGAAGCCGTGCGCGCCGCCCGTCACGAGGACGCGCTGCCCGGCGAAGTCGAACTTCACGCGTCCCCCGCGCGGGCGGGAAGGGACGCCTTCAGGTCCTGCAGGTTCCCGTGCGTCAGTTCGCGCTGGCCGTCCTCGATCTCGTGGATGAGGCGCGTGAGGTGCGTGGTGAGCGGGGTGGGCACGCCGAGCCGCGTGCCAAAGTGCACCACCCACCCGAGTTGCGCGTCCACCTCGGTGCGGCGCCTGCGGACGGCGAGGTCCCGCCAGATGCCGCTGTGCGTCTTGGCGCTGCGGCGGTTGAAGGCCACCATGTCGTCCAGGCTCGCCTCGGCCTGCGTGCGCGTGGCGTGCGGCAGGAACGCGGCCGGGTCGAAGCCGTTGAACGCTTCCGGCGTGACGCCCTGCGCGAGCGCGACGCGCAGCACCTCCCGGCCGAGTTCCACGTACAGGTCGCGGTCCTCCGGGCGGGCGAGCGCGTCGGCGATACCGTCGTTCGTGACGGCCGTCGCGAAGAGCAGCGCGCCGTACCCGAGCTTGCTCCAGAGGTAGCCGTAGATGTTGCCGCTCAGCACGGCGCGGTCGTCGAAGGTGAGCAGCATGGCGTGCAGGGCGCGCGCGCGGTCCGTGAGGGTGCCGTCCTGCTCGCCGATCACGACGGCGCCCCGCCCGCCGTACGTGACGGTCCCGGGCGACAGGTAGTCCGCGCCGAAGTTCACGAAACTGCCCATCACGCGCACCTCACCGAGCACGTCGTTGAGGGTCAGGGGATTCAGGCCATTCTGGACGCTCACCACCACCCCGTCCGGGCGCAGGTGCGGCGCGAGGGCCTGTGCGGCGTCCCGGGTGTCCTGCGCCTTCGTGCAGAGCAGGACGGTGTCCCACGTGCCCTTCACGTCCTGCGGCAGAAACGCGGGGGCCTGCACCGTGAAGTCCTCGATGGGGCCCGTGACGTGCAGGCCGGACGTCCGGATGGCGTCCACGTGCGCCGGGTCGCGGTCCACGAAGGTGACGCGCGTGCCGCTCCGGGCGAGGTACGCGCCGATCGTTCCGCCGATCGCGCCCGCCCCCCACACCAGCACCTCCTGCGGGGACGTCACTCGCCCCACCCGCCGTCCAGCAGGGCGCGCGTCTCGAGGACCGCCTCGTCCCAGATGGCCTGCATGTCCGCGTCAGGCCGTTCGTAGCGGCCGCCGTAGTTGCCGTCCCCGAGGTACGCGCGGAGTTCCTGGGGGGCGAGGAGCCGCAGCCGGTCGAGGTCCAGCGCGGGCTTCTCGGTGTCCGGCATGGTGACGCCCGGCAGGCGCGTCCACGGGAAGTTCTCCATCCACGAGGCGTGGCTGGCGTTCGTGTCGGTCGCCTGGACCTTCGCCCAGGTGCGGGGCGCGTTCCACCAGTTGTGGAACTTCACGCGCGCGCCGGGATGGTCGGCCATCCATTCGGCCGTGAAGCCCTGCGCGGGCGTGTTGCCGCCGTGCCCGTTGACGATCAGGATGCGGCGGAAGCCCTGCTCGTACAGGCCGTCCAGCACGTCACGGACCACCATCAGGTACGTCTGCACGCGCAGCGTGACACTGCCGGGGTACGCCCGGAAGTACGGTGTGACGCCGTACGGCAGGACCGGGAAGACCGGCACGCCGCCCGGCGCGGCCGCTTCCAGCGCCAGACGTTCCGGGAGGATGTTGTCGACGCACAGCGACAGGTACGCGTGCTGCTCGGTGCTGCCGAGCGGGAGGATGCAGCGGTCGTCGGATTGCAGGTACGTCTCGACCTGCAGCCAGTTCAGTTCACGGATGGGGGGCATGTCACGCTCCAGGGTCGGGGGGGAGGGGGAGGTGTCGGGCCTGCACGGCGGGAAGCACGAGCTGCTCGATGTCCCTCGGGTCGATGGTGTGCCGGTACTCGAAGGTGGGCTTCCGGGTGAGGCTGCCCACGAGTTCGGAACCGGTGGCGTACACGGCCTCGTCGCACCACTGCAGCAGGGCGTGCAGGTCCGGCGCGTGCACGTGCGTCGCGCGAATCTCGGTGACGTGCGGCGCGAAACGTTTCACGCCCGCCAGGAAGGTCGGGAGGAACTCCTCGAAGGTGGCGATTACGGCGAGGCGGATCATGGGATTCAGGACCGCCAGCGCCTGCCGGGTGGTGTCGGACGGAATGAAATTCACGGGAATGATGGGCGTGCCGGGCAGCAGCGCGCGCGTCTCCGCGAGGCGGTGCGCGAGGGCCAGGACCACGTCCGCGCCCGCGGCGCGCGAGCGGCCCGCCTCGGTGCGCAGGTCTTCGAGCGTCAGGGCGTGCACGGCGTCCCCGGAGGGCAGCGCGTCCTGCAGGGTGCGGGCGTACGCGCTCGTCGCGTCGAGGAACAGGCCGACGAGCACGACCTCCACGCCGGGCCGGGGCGCGCCGCCCGCGCGGGACGCGAGGACCGCCAGCACGTCGCTCACCTGCCGCAGCGTGTACCCGGCCGCCTCGGCCTGCCGGACCGTGCTTTCCAGCAGGCGGCGCAGCGGGCCGAGGTCGGCGTTGTCGGTCCGGGGCGCGTCCGTCACGAAGGTTCCGCGGCCCGGGTACGTGACGATCAGCCCGAGGGCGAGGAGGTCCTTGTACACCTGCACGACCGTCATGTGCGCCACGCCGAGGTCCTGCGCGAGTTCCCGGACGCTCGGGAGGCGAGAACCGCGCAGGATCTCCCCGCCCGCGATGCCGTACTCGATCTGCCCGCGCAGTTGCACGCCGACCGGGATGGCGAGCGTCCGGTCAATGTGGAATTTCGGGATGACCGGGGTCTGGGCGTTCGCGTGGGCGGGATTCGCTTGAGGGGGTTCTGAGGCGGGCATGGCTGATGCTTTCACGGCCGGGCCGTCCGTGTCTCCTCAGGGAGCGGGGGGGTGTCCAGGTGGCAGGCGACCTGCTGACCGTCCGTACGGGCGCGCAGTTCGGGGCGTTCCGTCTCGCAGCGCGCGAAGGCGTGCGGGCAGCGGGTCCGGAAGGCGCAGCCGCTCGGGACGCGCAGCGGGCTGGGAAGTTCCCCCACGATGGCCGGCTGGGCGCGGCGGCGGGTGGGATCGAGGCCCGGTGCGGCCGCCAGCAGGCCCTGCGTGTACGGGTGGCTCGGCGCGCTGAAGAGCGTCTCCGTGTCGGCGATCTCCACCACGCGCCCCAGGTACATGACGGCCACGCGGTGCGACAGGTGCTGCACGAGGCGCAGGTCGTGCGCGACGAACAGCACGGTGAGCTGCAGGCGCGTCTGCAGTTCCAGCAGCAGGTTCACCACCTGCGCCTGCACCGACACGTCGAGCGCCGACACGAGTTCGTCCGCGATGAGGCACTCGGGTTCCAGTGCGAGCGCGCGGGCGATCCCGACGCGCTGCCGCTGCCCGCCCGAGAACTCGTGCGGGAGCCGCCCGGCCGCCTCGGGGGGGAGGCCCACCAGGTTCAGCAGTTCGGTGACGCGCGCGGGAATTTCATGGGGGGGGCGCAGGCGGTGCACGGTCAGTGCCTCGCGCAGCACCTGTCCGACCGTCATGCGCGGGTTGAGGCTGGAGTACGGGTCCTGGAAGATCATCTGCACCTGCCGGTGGTACCGGCGCAGCGCAGGGCCCTGCAGGGCGAGCACGTCCGTTCCGGCGTACGTGACGCTGCCCCGGTCGGCCGGCATCAGGCGCACCAGCGTCCGGGCGAGGGTGCTCTTGCCGCAGCCGCTCTCGCCGACGATGCCGAGCGTCTCGCCGCGCCGCACGTCCAGCTGCACGTCCGTGAGCGCCTGAACGGCCGCGCGGGGCTGGCCGCGCCAGCGGTCCAGCAGGCCCTGCCGGACGGGGAAGGTCTTGGTGAGGCCGCGCACGGACAGCAGGGGGGCCGCGTCCGGGGTCGGCGGGGTGGCCGGGCCGCGCGGCGGGATGGGGGAGGGCACGGCGGTCATGCCTGCCCCTGCAGCGGCGGGAGGCGGTCGTGGTGAATGCAGGCGCTCGCGTGCCCCGGCGCGACCGGCACGAGCGGCGGTTCCGCCACCCGGCAGGCGTCCGTGACGAAGGTGCAGCGCGGGGAGAAGGCGCACCCGGCAGGCAGGGCCCGCAGGTCCGGCGGGCTGCCGGGGATCGGCTGCAGCGGCTGCCGGTGCGCGCCGCTCCCGCCGTCCGGCAGGCTGCGCAGCAGGCCAGACGTGTACGCGTGCAGCGGGTGCGTGAAGAGCGGCGTGACGGGCGCCGTCTCCATCAATCGCCCGCCGTACATCACGGCGACCCGGTCGCAGGTCTGCGCGACGACGCCCAGATCGTGCGTGACGAGCACGACACTCATCCCGAGTTCGTCACGCAGCTTCAACAGGAGCCGCAGGATCTGATCCTGAATGGTCACGTCGAGCGCGGTGGTGGGTTCGTCCGCCAGCAGCAGTTTCGGTTCGGACGCGAGCGCGATGGCGATCATCGCCCGCTGCCGCATCCCGCCCGAGAACTGGTGCGGGTAGTCCTGCAGGCGGGCGCGCGGGCTCGGGATGCCGGTCAGGTCCAGCAGTTCCGCCGCGCGGTCCATGGCGTCCCGCCCGCGCAGGCGGGTGTGCTCGCGCAGGTTCTCGCGGATCTGCTCGCCGACCGTCAGGACGGGATTCAGGGCGCTCATCGGCTCCTGGAAGATCATGCTGATCTGCCCGCCGCGCACGCCGCGCAGCCGGGCGTCCGGCAGGGTCAGCAGGTCCTGCCCGGCGTACGTGACCCGCCCGCTCAGGCGGGTGCCGCGCGGGTGCAGGCGCAGCAGGGCGCGCAGCGTGACGCTCTTGCCGCTGCCGCTCTCGCCGACCAGGCCGAGCACCTCGCCGGGCCGCAGGTCGAAGCTCACGCCGCGCACCGCGTGCAGTTCGCCGCGCGGGGTGGGCAGGTGCACGTTGAGGTCCTGCACCTGCAGCAGCGGACCGTCCGCGCCCGTGACCGGAGCAGTCACGTGGCCCGGGTGGGAGGCGGCCGTCACGAGCGGGGCCTCAGGGCGTCCGCGAGCCCGTCGCCGAGCAGGCTGAAGGTCAGGCCGGCCAGGGTCAGGGCCATGCCGGGGAAGGTGCTGATCCACCACGCGGTCACCATGAAGTTCTTGCCGTCGGCGACCATCACGCCCCACTCCGGGGTGGGCGGCTGCGCGCCGAGCCCCAGGTAACCGAGGGACGCGCCGAGCAGGATGCCGAGACTCATGTCGGTCATGAGGTACACGATGGCGGGCGTGACGGCGTTCGGGAGCAGGTGACGCAGCAGCACGCGCGACGGGCTGTACCCCAGCACCTGCGCGGCCTGCGCGTACTCCGCCCCCTTCTGCGTGCGGACCTCGCCGCGCGTGAGCCGCCAGTAGCTGACCCAGCCGACCGCGCTGACCGCGATGTACATGTTCGTGAGGCCCGGCCCGAGCACCGCCACGATGGCGAT
The window above is part of the Deinococcus aquiradiocola genome. Proteins encoded here:
- a CDS encoding SDR family NAD(P)-dependent oxidoreductase; translation: MKFDFAGQRVLVTGGAHGFGRAISLAFARSGAQVWTCDTNAGGLTQTAVLAEQGGLPLRTRTVDVGDRAAVQALVAEVTADGGPLDVLVNNAGGVLGQVGRPIEEISEADWHALFRVNVDGAFYFAQAAAPHMKRQGRGRIVNISSGAGLGVSLTGIQAYASAKAAQIGLTRQLAHELGRHGITVNTVAPGFVRSNPTTERQWESYGEDGQRRLLDGIALRRLGTADDIANAVMFFASPAADWVTGQVLSVDGGR
- a CDS encoding ABC transporter permease, with the protein product MITTLDAPRARPRATRRRLPKPTLVLGLLLLALLLAAAAFPRLFTPFSPTDFDYTAILKGPTGKHPFGTDNFGRDVLSRVVHGTRIDLQIALLTTLFPFVFGTLLGAVTAFRGGVLDAVVGRLADLVVVFPFLVLVIAIVAVLGPGLTNMYIAVSAVGWVSYWRLTRGEVRTQKGAEYAQAAQVLGYSPSRVLLRHLLPNAVTPAIVYLMTDMSLGILLGASLGYLGLGAQPPTPEWGVMVADGKNFMVTAWWISTFPGMALTLAGLTFSLLGDGLADALRPRS
- a CDS encoding dipeptidase produces the protein MTALTDVLDTLASRADDSLADLQAFAAIPSVSAVPAHAQDMERACRWLMERLQAAGPLTTERWATPGHPAVYAEWLGAPGQPTMLVYGHYDVQPPDPLDEWQSPPFTPTVRDGRVYGRGVSDDKGPLLIAVQAIGAWFSVTGRLPVNVKLLFEGEEEVGSRHLPDLVRANADRLRADFVLSADGGMWSAEHPSLTVRARGLTALEFTVTGPATDLHSGRHGGSVHNPLHAISELVAGLHDRAGRVTVDGFYDGVQDRPPHERDAVRRLPFHDDAYLAQTGAPAVHGEAGYSTLERQWDRPTLEVNGLWGGYTGEGSKTVLPSRAHAKLSARLVPGQDPDRVRTLIETHLRTHTPPGVTLDLREAAHGARAYAVPHDLPGLQVARDVLTDLYGQPPLEVGMGGSIPILQTFQEVLGLHTVFFSFAVGDEDIHAPNEFFRLHRIQEGQRAWASYLARLARPEDHPA
- a CDS encoding GntR family transcriptional regulator, translated to MPASEPPQANPAHANAQTPVIPKFHIDRTLAIPVGVQLRGQIEYGIAGGEILRGSRLPSVRELAQDLGVAHMTVVQVYKDLLALGLIVTYPGRGTFVTDAPRTDNADLGPLRRLLESTVRQAEAAGYTLRQVSDVLAVLASRAGGAPRPGVEVVLVGLFLDATSAYARTLQDALPSGDAVHALTLEDLRTEAGRSRAAGADVVLALAHRLAETRALLPGTPIIPVNFIPSDTTRQALAVLNPMIRLAVIATFEEFLPTFLAGVKRFAPHVTEIRATHVHAPDLHALLQWCDEAVYATGSELVGSLTRKPTFEYRHTIDPRDIEQLVLPAVQARHLPLPPDPGA
- a CDS encoding carboxypeptidase M32; amino-acid sequence: MTVSPPPDHAFRQRSAELNDLLCVLNLLNWDARTQMPPGGSVTRAQQLATLTGLARERLLDPAYETAARAALTAPHPTDRAARQSLDAVHAMRRVPDDLTRDLAHLRAEALDVWVRARAGNDFASFAPSLTRMVDLHRRLADALGPGDHPYDALLGLYEPGLTTAALTPVLNRLRAHHLPLLQAIQARPAPRTDFLTRHYPAALQRAFARAAAERFGYDFGRGRLDESAHPFEISFTRQDVRITTRVQEHYLPGALFGTLHEVGHALYEQGVHPDLTRTALATDLLGQYAVGGASYGTHESQSRLWENRVGRSAAYWDLQFPALQQTFPDQLADVDAETFLRAVNRVQPTLIRVEADELTYDLHVMLRVDLERQLIEGTLQVRDLPDAWNARMQADLGLTVPDDTRGVLQDIHWSAGMIGSFATYTVGNIMASQFHDAAQRALPDLDSDLQRGEYGPLRDWLTQQIYRHGRTYTPQELLQRVTGGPLDPDPYLAYLSGKFSNLYGLPAPTPENPPRPAPQETP
- a CDS encoding creatininase family protein — its product is MPPIRELNWLQVETYLQSDDRCILPLGSTEQHAYLSLCVDNILPERLALEAAAPGGVPVFPVLPYGVTPYFRAYPGSVTLRVQTYLMVVRDVLDGLYEQGFRRILIVNGHGGNTPAQGFTAEWMADHPGARVKFHNWWNAPRTWAKVQATDTNASHASWMENFPWTRLPGVTMPDTEKPALDLDRLRLLAPQELRAYLGDGNYGGRYERPDADMQAIWDEAVLETRALLDGGWGE
- a CDS encoding ABC transporter ATP-binding protein, with the protein product MTAPVTGADGPLLQVQDLNVHLPTPRGELHAVRGVSFDLRPGEVLGLVGESGSGKSVTLRALLRLHPRGTRLSGRVTYAGQDLLTLPDARLRGVRGGQISMIFQEPMSALNPVLTVGEQIRENLREHTRLRGRDAMDRAAELLDLTGIPSPRARLQDYPHQFSGGMRQRAMIAIALASEPKLLLADEPTTALDVTIQDQILRLLLKLRDELGMSVVLVTHDLGVVAQTCDRVAVMYGGRLMETAPVTPLFTHPLHAYTSGLLRSLPDGGSGAHRQPLQPIPGSPPDLRALPAGCAFSPRCTFVTDACRVAEPPLVPVAPGHASACIHHDRLPPLQGQA
- a CDS encoding ABC transporter ATP-binding protein, whose amino-acid sequence is MTAVPSPIPPRGPATPPTPDAAPLLSVRGLTKTFPVRQGLLDRWRGQPRAAVQALTDVQLDVRRGETLGIVGESGCGKSTLARTLVRLMPADRGSVTYAGTDVLALQGPALRRYHRQVQMIFQDPYSSLNPRMTVGQVLREALTVHRLRPPHEIPARVTELLNLVGLPPEAAGRLPHEFSGGQRQRVGIARALALEPECLIADELVSALDVSVQAQVVNLLLELQTRLQLTVLFVAHDLRLVQHLSHRVAVMYLGRVVEIADTETLFSAPSHPYTQGLLAAAPGLDPTRRRAQPAIVGELPSPLRVPSGCAFRTRCPHAFARCETERPELRARTDGQQVACHLDTPPLPEETRTARP
- a CDS encoding ketopantoate reductase family protein; amino-acid sequence: MTSPQEVLVWGAGAIGGTIGAYLARSGTRVTFVDRDPAHVDAIRTSGLHVTGPIEDFTVQAPAFLPQDVKGTWDTVLLCTKAQDTRDAAQALAPHLRPDGVVVSVQNGLNPLTLNDVLGEVRVMGSFVNFGADYLSPGTVTYGGRGAVVIGEQDGTLTDRARALHAMLLTFDDRAVLSGNIYGYLWSKLGYGALLFATAVTNDGIADALARPEDRDLYVELGREVLRVALAQGVTPEAFNGFDPAAFLPHATRTQAEASLDDMVAFNRRSAKTHSGIWRDLAVRRRRTEVDAQLGWVVHFGTRLGVPTPLTTHLTRLIHEIEDGQRELTHGNLQDLKASLPARAGDA